The following is a genomic window from Mycobacterium parmense.
GCCGTGGGCCGCCGAGAGGACACACCACACATTTTCGGCTGCAGAGACGCCAATGGGCTGGTTCGGAATCCGGACCAGCCCACTGTCGAGAATAGTTCAGACGGCCGAAACTCCAACTGCCTGAGGACCTTTGGCGCCCTGCGCAACCTCGAACTCAACCCGCTGGTTTTCGTCGAGCGAGCGGTAGCCGTTGCCCTGGATCTCCGAGTAGTGCACGAAGAGGTCCTTCGCGCCGTCGTCTGGGGTGATGAAGCCGAAGCCCTTCTCA
Proteins encoded in this region:
- a CDS encoding cold-shock protein, which encodes MAQGTVKWFNGEKGFGFITPDDGAKDLFVHYSEIQGNGYRSLDENQRVEFEVAQGAKGPQAVGVSAV